DNA from Sphingomonas psychrotolerans:
CGCGGATCAGCCCCGAGGACGCCGGCCTTCCCCGTCACCCGCTCGCGGCAATTCGTGGCGGCGATCCGGCCTATAACGCACTCGCGCTCCGCCGCCTGTTGCTCGGCGAGACCGGCGCCTATCGCGACGCGGTGCTGCTCAACGCCGCCGCCGCGTTGATGGTCGCCGGCCGCGCCGACAATCTGGTCGACGGAGTCGAGGAGGCCGCAGAGGCGATCGACGGCGGGCTTGCCAACGGGCTGCTCGATTGCTGGATCGCCTTCGCATGAGCACGATTCTCGACAAGATCCTCGCCACCAAGCGCAGCGAAGTCGCCGCGCGCCGTGCCGCGCCGGCCACGCACGGCGAGCCCTCGCCGCCGCGCGGCTTCAAGGCCGCGCTCGATGCCAAAGTCGCGGCGGGCGGCTATGGGCTGATCGCGGAGATCAAGAAGGCCAGCCCATCCAAAGGCCTGATCCGCTCCGATTTCGATCCCCCGGCACACGCCCGCGCCTATCAGGCGGGCGGCGCCGCCTGCCTGTCGGTGCTCACCGACCAAGAATATTTCCAGGGGCATGAAGACTATCTGATCGCGGCGCGCGCGGCATGCGAGCTGCCGGTGATCCGCAAGGATTTCATGGTCGATCCCTGGCAAGTCGAGGAATCGCGCGGGATCGGCGCCGATGCGATCCTGATCATCGTCGCCGCGCTCGACGATGGCCAGATGGCCGAGATCGAAGCGGCGGCAATCGATCGGAACATGGACGTGCTGGTCGAGGTGCACGACGCAGACGAACTCGAACGCGCGCTCCGCCTCGAGTCGCGGTTGATCGGAGTCAATAATCGCAACCTCAAGACGTTCGAAGTCGATCTTAAGAAAACTTACGAACTTGTCCGCCATGCGCCGAAGGACTGTACCTTCGTCGCCGAATCGGGGCTCACCAGCCGCGCCGATCTCGATGCGATGGCCGAGCATGACATCCGCTGCTTCCTGATCGGCGAGTCGCTGATGCGGCAAGCCGATGTCGAGGCGGCGACGCGGGCGTTGGTCGGATGACCAACCTCACCCATCTCGATGAATCCGGCGCCGCGCACATGGTCGACGTCGCCGGCAAGCCCGTCACCGCGCGCGAGGCTGTCGCCACCGGGCGCATCACCATGTCTCTCGAGGCCGCCGCCGCGATCCGCGCTGGCGCCGTCAAGAAAGGCGACGTCCTCGCGACCGCGCGCATCGCCGGAATCATGGCTGCAAAGAAAACCGCCGAGTTGATCCCGCTCTGCCACCCGCTGCCGCTCACCCGCGTCGCCGTCGATCTCGCCCCCGACGAGACCGGCGTTACTGTCACCGCCACTGCCGCGACCGAAGGCAAGACCGGCGTCGAGATGGAGGCACTCACTGCCGCCAGCGTCGCGCTGCTGACTCTCTACGACATGGCCAAGGCGCTCGATAAGGCCATGATAATCGGTGACATCCGCTTGCTCGCGAAGAAAGGCGGCAAGTCGGGCGACTGGACCGCCTGATCCGCCGGAACGCGGGCATATTGTTGCGCTGGCGCTCGCATCGCTTTTCCCGGACCTGAATTAGGGATTCTACAACCGCGTAAATTAACCCCGCTTTCAGCCCCGCTAATCAAGGTCGCCCGACGACCGGGGTGGAAAATTGGCGATGATTCAAGCACTCAGGTCCGCAACCATTTTCTCGCTGTCGTCCGGGCCGCCGCGCGCCGTGCAGCATCAGCCCGATGCGCATGCCGCGTTCGATGCCGCCTTCCTCGTCGGCGAATCCGAGCGCTTTGCCTGTTCGCTTGGGCGGCTGTCGTCCGCGGGTGCCACGCTCCAGATCCATGCACAGCTCGCCAAAGAGGAACCGCTGCGCCTCGAAATGGCGAGCGGCCAGACCATAAAGGGCAAGATCGACTGGTGCGCGGATGGCGAGATCGGTTTTCTGTTCGACGATCCGATCGACATCATCAGCACGCTTGCGCGCACGCTGGCGAATCTGCCCGCCGAGCGCCGCTCGATGCCGCGGGTCGAGATCCACCAGCTCGTCGCGATCCGCTGCGGCAACAAGGTCGAACACGCCCGCACGCGCAACATCTCCTATGGCGGCGTCGGCATCGACACGAAGCTCGCGCTTGCTGCCGGCGATCCGGTTCACCTGACTTTCGATGCGCTGCGCCCGCTCGACGGCGTTGTTCGCTGGGCGCGGGACGGTCATGCCGGCATCGCCTTCAACGAAGAGCTGGGCTGGCAGACGCTGATGCCGTGGCTGCGCCATGCCCAGCGCGCGCAGACCAGCGCCACCCCCGCCGCTCCGGCGCCCACGCCGCTCAACCCCGAGAGCGCAGGCATGATCCCCGACAAGCACGCGATCCGCCTCGATGCGCCGGCCAGCATCCGCGAAGGCGTGCGCTGGTGGAATGCGCGGGTCCGCGGCCTCACCGCGCATCTCGTCGAGCTGGAGACCCGCGCCATATTCGCTCCCGGCGCTCAGCTCTGGGTGTCGCTCCCCGAGATCGGCGGCGCACCGGCCAATGTGATCGAGACGGTGCACAATCGCATCCTCTGCGAGTTCCGCCTGCCGCTGCGCCCGCGCGAGTTGAGCCTCGTCTCCGCGAGCCAGACCCCGCGTTGAGCCCTTGCGCCGGGCGCGCTTCCCGGCACAAGGCTGACGCGATGACCACGCTCCTCCCCCTCGCCCAGGCCTGGTCGCGCCTGCGCGCGCTGACCACCCCGCTGGCGATCGAACGCGTCCCGCTCGCCTTGGCAGCCGGCCGCTGGGCAGCGGAGGACATTCACGCCCGGCGAACCCAGCCGAGCGCCGACCTCTCGGCGATGGACGGCTATGCGATTCGCTTCGCCGACCTGCCCGGCCCGTGGCGGGTAATCGGCGAGAGCGCGGCCGGGCGCGGCTTCGCGGGCGAGACGAATGCCGGCGACTCGGTCCGCATCTTCACCGGCGCCCCGCTGCCCGCGGGCACCGACACGATATTGATTCAGGAAGAGGCGAGTCGCGAAGGCGACACTCTCCGCCTCGCTGGCGAAGGCCCGCCCAATTCAGGGCGCAACGTCCGCCGCCGCGGCCTCGACTTTTCGGAAGGCGACTTGCTCATCCGCGCGGGCGAGCGCCTCACCCCCGCCCGCCTCGCACTCGCCGGCACCGCGGGCCATGGCGAACTCGCGGTGCGCCGCAAGGTACGCGTCGCCATCGCTGCAACCGGGGACGAACTGGTCGCGCCGGGCGCGCCGGTGGGTGAAGCCCAGCTCCCCGAGACCAACCGCTTGATGCTCGCGGCACAGCTCGCCGACCTGCCGGTCGATCTGATCGATCTCGGCATCTTGCCCGATCGCCAGGAGGCGCTGAAAGAGGCCTTCCGCGCCGTCAATGCCGATCTGCTGGTCACCAGCGGAGGTGCGTCGGTGGGGGATCACGATCTCGTCCGTCCCGCGCTCGAGGCCGCCGGCGCCAAGATCGATTTCTGGCGGATCGCGCTCCGCCCCGGCAAGCCGATGATGGCGGGCACACTCGGGGATACGATCGTGCTCGGTCTGCCCGGCAACCCGGTCTCAGCCTTCGTCACGGCCTTGCTCTTCGTCCGCCCGCTCATCGCGCACCTCGCCGGCGCCGCCGATCCGCTGCCCCGCACGCGCACCGCGACGCTCGGGGAACCGCTCGCCGCCAATGGCGAACGCACCGATTATCTGCGCGCCGAACTCCGCGACGGTCGCGTCCTCGCCTCGACGCTTCAGGACAGCGCGATGCTCCAGGCGCTCGCCCGCGCGTCGTGCCTGATCGCCCGCGAGCCCCATGCTCCGGCCGCACAGACGGGCGAAGCGGTGGAAATCCTCGACCTGGCTTGACAAGCCACCGGAACATTGCATAAACGTTCCTTGTCTGTTCTGGACAGGAGGATCTGGATGCTCACGCGCAAGCAGCACGAGCTCATCTGCTTTATTGCCGATCGGTTGGCCGAGACCGGCGTTTCACCTTCGTTCGAGGAAATGAAGGAAGCGCTCGATCTCAAGTCCAAGTCGGGCGTGCACCGGCTGATAAGCGCGCTCGAGGAACGCGAGTTCATCCGCCGCCTGCCCAATCGCGCCCGCGCGCTCGAAGTGCTGCGCGTGCCCGAACGCGGTGGCGAGGCGAAGAAGCCCGTCGCGGCCAAAGTTGACAAATCGAGCTCGACTCCCGCAACTTTGCCCAGCCCGGCCAACGACGTGGTCGAGATCCCGCTCCATGGCCGTATCGCCGCGGGTACGCCGATAGAGGCGCTCGAAGGCTCGACCATGCTTCCCGTCCCCGCCGCCTTGCTCGGCGCGGGCGAGCATTATGCGCTCGAGGTGGCTGGAGATTCGATGGTCGAAGCGGGCATTCTCGACGGCGACTATGCGCTGATCCGCCGCACCGAGACGGCGCGCGACGGCGAGATCATCGTCGCGCTGATCGACGATGCCGAGGCGACGCTCAAATATTTCCGCAAGGAAGGCGCGATGATCAGGCTCGATCCGGCGAATCGCGATTACAGTGCCCAGCGCTACCGCCCCGATCAGGTGCGCGTGCAGGGCAAGCTCG
Protein-coding regions in this window:
- the moaC gene encoding cyclic pyranopterin monophosphate synthase MoaC codes for the protein MTNLTHLDESGAAHMVDVAGKPVTAREAVATGRITMSLEAAAAIRAGAVKKGDVLATARIAGIMAAKKTAELIPLCHPLPLTRVAVDLAPDETGVTVTATAATEGKTGVEMEALTAASVALLTLYDMAKALDKAMIIGDIRLLAKKGGKSGDWTA
- the lexA gene encoding transcriptional repressor LexA, encoding MLTRKQHELICFIADRLAETGVSPSFEEMKEALDLKSKSGVHRLISALEEREFIRRLPNRARALEVLRVPERGGEAKKPVAAKVDKSSSTPATLPSPANDVVEIPLHGRIAAGTPIEALEGSTMLPVPAALLGAGEHYALEVAGDSMVEAGILDGDYALIRRTETARDGEIIVALIDDAEATLKYFRKEGAMIRLDPANRDYSAQRYRPDQVRVQGKLAGLLRRY
- a CDS encoding molybdopterin molybdotransferase MoeA codes for the protein MTTLLPLAQAWSRLRALTTPLAIERVPLALAAGRWAAEDIHARRTQPSADLSAMDGYAIRFADLPGPWRVIGESAAGRGFAGETNAGDSVRIFTGAPLPAGTDTILIQEEASREGDTLRLAGEGPPNSGRNVRRRGLDFSEGDLLIRAGERLTPARLALAGTAGHGELAVRRKVRVAIAATGDELVAPGAPVGEAQLPETNRLMLAAQLADLPVDLIDLGILPDRQEALKEAFRAVNADLLVTSGGASVGDHDLVRPALEAAGAKIDFWRIALRPGKPMMAGTLGDTIVLGLPGNPVSAFVTALLFVRPLIAHLAGAADPLPRTRTATLGEPLAANGERTDYLRAELRDGRVLASTLQDSAMLQALARASCLIAREPHAPAAQTGEAVEILDLA
- a CDS encoding PilZ domain-containing protein, giving the protein MIQALRSATIFSLSSGPPRAVQHQPDAHAAFDAAFLVGESERFACSLGRLSSAGATLQIHAQLAKEEPLRLEMASGQTIKGKIDWCADGEIGFLFDDPIDIISTLARTLANLPAERRSMPRVEIHQLVAIRCGNKVEHARTRNISYGGVGIDTKLALAAGDPVHLTFDALRPLDGVVRWARDGHAGIAFNEELGWQTLMPWLRHAQRAQTSATPAAPAPTPLNPESAGMIPDKHAIRLDAPASIREGVRWWNARVRGLTAHLVELETRAIFAPGAQLWVSLPEIGGAPANVIETVHNRILCEFRLPLRPRELSLVSASQTPR
- the trpC gene encoding indole-3-glycerol phosphate synthase TrpC, coding for MSTILDKILATKRSEVAARRAAPATHGEPSPPRGFKAALDAKVAAGGYGLIAEIKKASPSKGLIRSDFDPPAHARAYQAGGAACLSVLTDQEYFQGHEDYLIAARAACELPVIRKDFMVDPWQVEESRGIGADAILIIVAALDDGQMAEIEAAAIDRNMDVLVEVHDADELERALRLESRLIGVNNRNLKTFEVDLKKTYELVRHAPKDCTFVAESGLTSRADLDAMAEHDIRCFLIGESLMRQADVEAATRALVG